The DNA window GTATgattctcttccccccccccccattaaagtaaaataaaaactcaatcTGCCTCAACTCGTGTCCATGTTATACAAATCATTCTAACATTCACTGTCTAGATTAGAAAAAGTACGTGATCCTTACAATATTGACTTCACAGGCAGACAAATAGAATCAGGAGGTAATGGAACCATCTCTGAACCATGAAGAGAATACAGCGCAACCGTTACCACAAACCATCCTCATTGATGGTTGAACAAACTGAGGGCTCACAGCTTATCCCTCTAAAATAGACATGCCCACAGCTGAAGGCAAGTAGACAGTATAGAGTTCTATGACATAGGTATAGGTGTGCTGTCCTCTCCACTATGGGATCCAAACTCCTTGGAATGACCCCTTCTGCCATACTGCCCCCCAGCCATAAGGTGAAACATTCGTAGTTACCACCTCTCACCTCCCCCAGCAGAAGAAATGTACTGTCCCTGGAGACTTGGGAGTAACTCTGACCTTGACCTTCTTGTGTAGGTGAGGATTGTTGGGACCTGGTATTTGTGGACTACAGTTCGGCCTAAATGTCTAGTCAAAGCCTTGACCACATGCttttctttgttctggagaGGAAACCAGAGCCTCAAGAACTCAGTCTCTCAGGATGCGGCAATGTCACACAGATGTTGGAAAACCGACCGGGGACACAAGTTTCAACCACTATTGGTCACCAGAGCAATATAAGCCCagttctccctccctcctttctctttctACGCAACCGtccgagaggaggagagtggctGTCCAACTCTCTTTCTGCTCAAATTCAATGGAGGAGAGGTGCAGCTTTCCACTCACCGAGCGAGGGAAACCTCCAAATCCAAGCTCTGCCAACCTTCAAGCAGTTCTGACTGGAGCAGACTGCTAAAGTATACGCATACACCCTGGCTACATGTCGTAAAACATTCCAAGGTGCGGGGTTGTTCTCCTTGGAGTGgccagccgccattttgaaagcaGACTGCAGTATGCTTTAATCGTCTCCACCCACTCCATTGTCGGCCGTGCACGCATCGCCACTGAATCCAGAGATGCACAAATGCGCCAGTCGTGAAGATAAGGGAGAATCGTTAGTCACGCCAATGCTAGTGATGATGTGATGAGCAGGCAACAGGCAAAATAGAAGGACAGCAAACTGGTAAGATTGACCTTGAAAGTTAAAGCAGAGAAATTTCCTACTGGTACTGTAGGCTTGAGGTGTTCGAAGGTCAACCACTCCTGTGGGGACATCTGAAGGGAATTTTTGGTCCAAAGCAGGGAGGACATTTAGACATGCGTTAATCCTCCTTAGGTATAGAATAGGCCTAAGAAAGTTGCCTTTCTTTGATATAAGGAATATGTGGAGTAAAACCCATTGCTCTGTGTATTTGGGTGTACTTCTGTGATGGCTTTTTGTCCAGGAGAGGGACTATCTCCTGTGACAGACACATAAGCGAGGACAGCCAGAAGTAGGCAACTCCTCCCTGGGCTGACACAAACTACTAACAGCAGCTTGGCTATAATGCCAGGGCTGCAGTAGTGGGTTAAGGTGGGTCCCATGCGAAGCCACActtgtcacaacaacaaaggTTAGACTTGCTCTCTGCGCATCAAATCAAAGGCCTGAGTGCCATGTCTTTCATGTCACAAATCCCCTTCCCTTTATACCCCTATGACATCTTAGATCGGGCTAGGATGAGCACACAATGAGAGCTACCAATATGGAACATGCGGGCAGCAGTAATTTTGGGCGTTCTTCACCTCAGTCACATCATCATATCATCCCCCTGTGCAATTTCTATTGGAGGGGGTACGAGTTATAAATCTGTTCCTGAATAACAAGACCGGGCACACTGAAAGCTATAATAAGCTTTAgtttgacacacactgtctttacTAACTCTGATTGTGGCCACACTGTGTTTGCAATTAATAGGCAATGAAAACATTGCACCATATTTTCGTGCACCACGGCACCCCGTGCAAAGTGCCTGACTAGATCTGGAGAGATTGAATTGTAGCCTACTGGGTCTACAGCGAAATATATACAGACATAGTTTTACACTTTTATCCTCCCCTTTAAGTTAGTTTACCTCAAACTACCACTAGCCTCTGGGATGAGAGATGAAATATTTCACTTGATCACCTGTTGCCTCGATGAGATTTAGTTTGACTCACACTGTATGCACTGACTCTGATTGAGGCGACACCGTGGTGAAAACATTTGTAATGATTAGTCAATAGAAGTAAAGGGCCTTATCCTAGTGAGCCTAAGTGGCACATCGTGTTTAGCGCAGTCAAATGTCCAGTGCGCAAGGAGCCTGACTGTGCACATTTGGTAGTATTAAGGTGACAGGATGCAAATTTTGTAAAAGGGAGCGATTTAGATGTACTGGGTTAGTTTCCTGCAGATATTGACTTAACAGACCAGACATGgttttaaacttcccttatctttccctttaaggagagtgtgcactgTGCAACACTGTAGTGTAATTGTGGTGAGGGCTGACTGCGAGTCTCCCTGCGCACTGTACATTTAACTGTTTATTGGGCACGCTCCAGTCATTTCATAATAAAGCATAGACTTTAgtataagggcacatattaacaGAAACCTAACAACACGTCTATACAATACAGCCCCCTCCTCCATTCATGTTTTGATATTTCAAGTTTTTTATAGTCCCAGGACTCGGGAGCCTCGGGAGTGTCCAGAGGTCAAAACCTGCCTCTTTGAAAATCCCACATCGGTAAAGTccatttcaattatattctgTTGGCATTACAGGCGCCTGTACTGCCTgcagaatataattgaaatggATACAAAAAAATTATCTGAAGGTGCAGAAATGATCCAAATACATGAATATTCCATTGTAGGTCCACTGAAGGAATTATGCTATATTATGAACAACTAATCTGATTTATGTTTAGAGGTCAGTGTATGTTGATCTGCTGCAGTATTTACTATCGCCAGTAGGTGGCAGTGGTAATTGACCTGAGTAGCTTTTCTTTACTACTTTTCAATTGAAAACTTGtattatataaatgaataaGGAAATGACTAAACTAGTGATAACATACTGTCTTCACAGGAATTACACATCTGTTAACATCCAGAACGCTATTTCATATATCTTAGGATGTCAACCATTTACTGTATCATAACACATGAGCACACATGAGCACTGCTTCCATTTTTAACCTAAGGAGTAGTAAAACCCCCCACCAAAAGGGGGCGCACTATGCGTTTTAGCAAATGGAACCCCCCACGAATAAGAAGCCCTTTTTCTCCTGAGATTTCTTCATGAtacctgaagagagagaaagtcccGGATTTCGGTATGAGATAACATTAAAACACTCGAAATATAAACATAGTCTACCTGTTATTATACTAATAAGGTTATTTCCCAACTAGACGTCCAACTTAAGAGTGTCAACGGAAGTGTTTATAGTTATCTGCTACTGAAAACTCCGGTGAGTGAGCACACAACTAGTCACTGCTAGTCACGATTAGCATCATGCTAGCGAACTATTAGCGTCATGCTAGCGAACGTGGGAAAGAACTATACTAGTTAACACCATGTTTACTCTTATGGATGGAAAGAGTGAATGTTAATCCTTGACTGACTGGCACGGCTAGTCAGCGTTGTGATTTAGAATGCTATAGGATGTGTGGCACTAAGTGTTTAAGGTTCAGCCACGCAGCTTATGTTAAATAGCGGATAGCAATGGTATAATATGCAAGTGCATTGCAGGTGCATATAATTTGAAAAGCCAATTCATATCTGAATGAAGTTCAGGTTATACTGTGAATTATTGTCATGTTTAGTTTCAAGTATAGTGACGTGATAATGTAATGAATGATGTtatcatataacatattaatgaaaaagGATGTGTTAAACAGATAAGCCCTTTGTTTAGTGATGTgcaatacttttttgttttgatttgtatattattatttaatgaagcACAAGTTGTAATGTTATACTAGTGGTTactgtgatgttgttttatcatcTCAAGGTAATCTGAGTGCACCCAGGTAATGGTTACACATAAAGACAAGAAGTGAATGAGATCTCATGTTAGAAGTAGAATAAGAGAACAGACACTGATTATtctgcactgtgtgttgattgtttttttatttacactagaagaacctgaatctgaatgaTGAGATGGCGAGCTTAACCCAGATCATGGATACGGTGTGGCAAACCGTGTGATCCAGATCGAACCTCATTCGTGTATCGAGAAGACATtgtgacggcctcctgcctgtggatgtgtgtatgctttgtcaatgtgtgtgtatgctttgtcaagctgcaggtgatgagctggtgggcgcggccaattcccaaacctctgttaagctggtccttcctcctgcctcagtctcttcctgacatcgcctggctccggagggagagcggtgtgccgctccgccgcagcccctcgttttctattgtgttctcttggtttgctttgccgtcattttggtcccttgtgttagggaaataaattatccttttgttacttttacctgcgcagttccttttatttgtccgaccATGAGCCGGGTCGTGACAAATGTGGGGGCTCGTCTCGTTGTCCGTGTGCGCTAGTAAGCCAGAGTTGTGTATGAACTCACGGGAGTTTGTGAATGGAACCGTTTTGGCGGCGTTACTATTGAGTGGCGTGGGAACCCGGAAGTCGcgagggcttgtgtgtgtggtttgtacgCCACGGTTTAGCTGTGAACTGCGTAAGTAAATTTTGGgccatggttgtgttgtttctctgggtCACTTGGCTTTTGTTGCTGCTTGAAGATAATTGTTTTGTCCGGGCATCCTGATCAGTTAGCCGCCGGGTGAGCAGATCTCgccactttattattttgccttttttgttttggtcggTAACCCTGAGGAGGGAGTGCGCTGGCTTTGGGTTGTTGCAGCTGGCCAGTCTCGGTCAGATGTAATTTCCTGCGGTTGGTGTCACTTCGAGCTCGGCAAGCCGACGAAGACTACGTGAGGTTTAGTAAGTATTGTGGTAGGTAGTTAGGGGTTGGGGTGTCTCGGCTTGTGTTTTTTCGTAGCTCCTTGTTTGGGAGTTACCTGGTAAGTAGCAGCAAAAGTAAGTGTCCTGGAgttttgtattactgtgtgtagAGTATGGCGGATGTGGCATTTTTTGTTCAGGCTCCGTCGGAGGAGTTGCTGGATTAGTGCACGCGGGAACAATTGTTTAAAATAGCGGAGCATTATCGTATCGATATCCCAGATAGAAGAGTGAAAGACGTGACAATtcagaatgttttgtttgctgcattATGCGAGTTGGGTATATTGTCGGGTGCTGCGCGTCCTCCCCAGGCCAGGGTGGAGAGTTTGGCTCCACTGGCTGCGAGCGCGAGTGACCTCACgtttgagcagcagaaagagttACTGTTGTTGCAGTTGGAGCATGCTAAGACGTTGAAGTCAGTTGAAATAGAGAAGCAGATTGCAGTGGAAAAACTCCGCTACCAGACGGAGCAAGCGAAGCTGTCGGTAGAGCAGTCTCGGCTGGAGTTGCTGAGGGCTGGATTTTCGGGTGGAGCCGCCTCGGGAGCGCAGGAGAGTTCCTCCGTTCGTCCCGGGGGCGGAGGTGAGTGTTTTGATGTGCTTGGCAATCTGCGGTTACTTCCGAAGTTTAATGAGCGGGATCCAGagtcgtttttttctttgtttgaacgTGTGGCTGAGTCACGGAAGTGGCCTGAGTCAGCCCGCACGGTGATGCTCCAGTGCGCACTGACTGGCCGTGCGCAGGAGGCGTATTCTGCTCTGTCGTTGGCTGATGGCCAAGATTATGAGTGTGTAAAGTCTGCCGTATTGAAAGTGTACGAGCTCGTGCCGGAGGCTTATCGTCAGCGCTTTCGTTCATGGAAGAGAGTGGAGAAGCAGACGCACCTCGAGTTTGCTCGTGACCTGGCGGGTCATTTTGCGCGTTGGTGTGCCGCGTTAAAAGTGGAGACGTTTGAGGATTTGTCCGAGTTAATTGTGTTGGAGCAGTTCAAAAATTCCATACCTGAAAACATTGCACAACACATTAACGATCTCAAGGTAAGACGtgtgtctgaagctgcttcagtggcAGATGACTATGTGTTGACGCATAAACGCTCTTTTGGTGAGTGGCGCGCGCATAGTGGCAGCCGTGGTGGACCGTTTGCAGAGCGTGCTGAGGCAGCTCTGGGGAGTTATGTTGGTCGTTCAGGTAAATCCGACGCCAGGGAACGTTACTCGAGGGGTTTTGAGAAAACCTGCAGTTATTGTCATAAAAGAGGTCATTTCAGAGCTGATTGTTACGCACTTAAACCCAGGGTTCCCCAGGGGGGTCCCATGGCGCAGCCAAAAGGTGCTTGCTGCGCTGTCTCGTTGCCTCGCGCACCAGCGGTGAGTGAGGGGGGTGTGCCAGCTCGGGGTGAATCCGTGTCTGTGGGGTTGGCGTCTTTTCTGCCGTTCATTTCTGGTGGCCATGTTTCTCTGGTGGGGGGCAGGTTGAAGGTGCCAGTTAAAATACTGCGCGACACAGCGGCCTTTGATTCCTTCATTCAGGCTTCGGTGCTGCCTTTTTCCGCTGAGACTCACACAGGTTGTTGGGTGCCTGTTGTAGGTATGGAAATGAATGTTTTGCAAGTCCCTctgcacaaaatcacattacacTCTGATCTCTTCCAGGGCGAGATAGCTGTGGGTGTGAGGCCGGCGCTGCCTGTTGAGGGGGTCACTCTGATCCTGGGTAACGGTGCTGCAGGTGAGCGTGTGTGGGGTGATGTGGCCCCGTCTCCAGTGGTTTCCTCAGTTCCCCTGGTGAGGAAGCAGCCtgatgaggatgaaataagTTTCCCCGAAGTGTTCACAGCGTGTGCGGTGACGCGGTCTATGTCCCAACATTCTCCACCAGAGCCGCCTGAGTGTGGCGTGGGTGATGGTGAGGCAGTAGATGGGTGGTGTATCTCCCTGTCTGATGTTTCCCTTTCAGTTACGCAGGAAGAGTTGGAGAGTGAACAGCGAGCCGACGCGTCCCTGAAGGGACTGTTTGACATGGTGTTGCCTGCGTCGGAGGTAAAGAACGACTCTCACTGTTACTTTCTGTTGAAGGGATTGCTCATGAGAAAATGGGTGCCTCACGGGGACGATTTTGTAGGGGATCCCGTCCTCCAGATTGTCCTGCCTTCGAAGCTCCGGGAGACGGTGCTTCGCCGGGCCCATGATGACTCGGGTCACTGGGGGGTGAGAAAAACATACAACCGAgtgctgaaacattttttttggccTAAATTAAAGAGGGATGTGTCTGAGTATGTGAAAACCTGTCATACCTGTCAACTTGCGGGGAAGCCAAATCAGGTGATTaaaccagctcctctgtttccGATTCCGGCTGTGGGTCAGCCATTTGAACACCTTATTATAGACTGTGTGGGTCCGTTGCCACGTTCCAAGTCGGGTGCTGTTTATTTGCTTACGGTCATGTGTCAAACCACCCGTTATCCGGCAGCGTATCCTTTACGCACGATCACAGCGCGTTCTGTGGTGCGCGCCCTGACACAGTTCATTGCTATATTCGGTATCCCGAAGGTGATTCAAACTGACCGCGGATCAAACttcacctctcacctgttttcacaagttttgaaacagttggggattaaacacaataaagcaTCGGCATATCACGCTCAGAGTCAGGGGGCCCTGGAGCGTTTTCACCAGTCTCTGAAGTCGTTGTTACGTACATATTGTGTGAAACTGGACGGAGACTGGGAGGAGGGGTTGCCCTGGTTACTGTTAGCGGCGAGGGAGGTGTCCCAAGAGAGCACAGGGTTCAGTCCCAACGATTTGGTGTTTGGGCACACTGTGCGCGGCCCTCTGGATCTTTTGTGCGAGCAATGGAAGGATGCTGCTCCACCAGAAAATGTACTTGATTATGTAAATGGGTTCCGTCATAGGTTGTATGCTGCAGGGGTATTGGCAAAGAAAAACTTGGGTACTGCACAGAGTAAGATGAAGACACTGTATGACCGGAGGGCTGAGAAGCGTGTGTTCAGTGAGGGGGACCGGGTCTTGGCGTTACTTCCCATCATTACTTCTCCATTTCAGGCGAAGTATGGAGGTCCTtatgaaataaaggaaaaaacgTCTGAACATAACTACATCATTGCTACGCCTGATCGTAGACGGAGTGTCCAGATGTGTCATGTCAACTTATTGAAACCTTACTATGAACGTgtccctccaggtgaagctgtctCCGCCTCCTCTGTGCCTGTGCGGCCTGTTTGTTCTGTGAGTAGAGTGTCTGTGGTTTACCCTCCACAGTCGGTGCCTGCCGGGGTGGAGGATGGTCTGCCCGACGCTGATGCTGGGGTGCAGCAAGGTCGTTTAAAAAACTCTGAGTCCTTGAACAAATTACATCTTCTGTTGGGCCATCTGTCTGAGTCACAACAAGCCGACCTAGTTGAAGTGATAAGTTCCTTCCCATCTCTGTTTGGTGACACTCCTactcaaacaaatgtaattgaaCATGATATAGATGTAGGTGATGCACTCCCAATTCGCCAAAGGTTTTACCGCGTTAGTCCTGAAAAACGTGTGTCCCTTGATGCGGAAGTGAAGTATATGTTGGATAATTGTATTGCTGTTCCCTCCTTTTCCAGTTGGGCATCTCCCTGCATTTTAGTGCCGAAGCCAGACAAAACATTCAGGTTCTGCACTGATTTTCGCAAGCTAAATGCTGTAACGAAACCAGATTCTTTCCCGCTGCCTCGTATGGAGGATTGCGTTGACCAAGTTGGCCACGCCGCATTTGTGAGTAAATTTGACCTGTTGAAAGGATATTGGCAGGTTCCGCTGTCCGAGCGTGCACGTGACCTGTCTGCATTTATTACACCAAATGGTCTCTTCTCGTATAATGTTATGCCTTTTGGTTTAAGAAACGCTCCTGCCACGTTCCAGAGGCTCATGACCAGAGTCTTGGGGGACTTAGAGGGGTGCACTGTGTATTTGGACGACGTGGTGGTGGTTTCCGACTCGTGGCCGTCTCATGTGGAGCGTGTCCGTGCGTTGTTCCTGCGCTTGGCTGAGGCGCGCCTGACCATCAACCTCGCCAAGTGCGAATTTGCACGGGCCACGGTGACGTACCTGGGCCGGGTTGTGGGTCAGGGTAAAGTCCGTCCCGttgcagagaaaataagagCTGTCCAGTTCTATCCTCCGCCCACTACTAAGAAGGAACTGATGAGGTTCCTGGGTTTGGTGGGGTATTACAGGGGGTTTTGCCGTAATTTCTCAGAAGTCGTTGCACCATTAACTGATCTACTTAAAATGCGTGTCCCAATTGTgtggtctcctctctgtcagcaggCGTTAGAGAGGATAAAGTCTCTGCTGTGTGAAGCACCGGTCCTGGCCGCTCCGAGGTTTGACCGACCTTTTGCGCTTCAAGTCGACGCTAGTCACATCGGAGTAGGTGGCGTTTTGGTGCAAGCCGATTAGTTGGGTTTGGAAaaaccagtttgtttcttttccaagAAATTTAACTCATATCAATTGAACTATTCAACGATTGAAAAGGAGGCACTGGCCTTAGTTTGGGCTCTGAGAAACTTTGAAGTGTACTTGGGCTCTGGAGCGGTACCCGTAGTGGTGTACACTGACCACAacccacttttgtttttgaactcGCTGCAATGTCCTAACCAGCGTCTGATTAGTTGGTCGTTATTTCTGCAGTCACATTGGCTTGATATTAGACACATAAAGGGTGCGGAAAACGTCGTAGCCGACGCACTGTCTCGCGTTCCTCAGGATTGAGGTTTGAGCTAAGACTTTATTGCTGTTATGATGTTGTCCTGTTGCGCTCCTGTTCCCTCTTCTGTCATCCTTCCCTCTTAAATTGCTTCCCACTGGTACCAGGTTGCTGAGGTGGGGGTGTGGAAGATGCGCGTAGTGAGCTGTGTGGTTCtcaacagcagctggtgttCCTGTCCTCGGATGTGtgtgcccttgtgtgtgtgccttaaaCATCGTAAACTCTatacgtgtaaaaaaaaaaaaaaaaaaaaaagtaaaacttcaaagtaagtagaatgtatatatttgtgaagaaaataaactttatagtaGGTAGAATGTGTAGCCTATAtatgtgcaaagtaaaaaaaaaaaaagaaaaaaaaaaattggttttggTTTAATAATGAGGGAGCCATTGTCGAGTTCGGGGTTGGGCCCCGTTTTTCAGGGAGGGGGGtgtgacggcctcctgcctgtggatgtgtgtatgctttgtcaatgtgtgtgtatgctttgtcaagctgcaggtgatgagctggtgggcgtggccaattcccaaacctctgttaagctggtccttcctcctgcctcagtctcttcctgacatcgcctggctccggagggagagcggtgtgccgctccgccgcagcccctcgttttctattgtgttctcttggtttgctttgccgtcattttggtcccttgtgttagggaaataaattatccttttgttacttttacctgcgcagttccttttatttgtccgaccATGAGCCGGGTCGTGACAACATCATACCCCAGTCCTGCTCGTCAGGTAGACGGGTAGTACTGAGTATAGAGACATAAAGACCCGGACCAGAACGGAACCGTTGAAtcctcaagcacacacactattcAAGGACTGTACGGACGATATCCGGGGaactgtacatatacacactgacaggactgaattatttacaagatttatataatatttactgttGTTTCTATTTTATACTGTTGTATACTGTGATTGTTGGGTGACTGTTTGTGAAACAATAAACTGATCATTTGTTCAACTTGTTCTTTGAAATAAGCCTACCTCTCCTTCGAACCTAGGAAGATATTAAGTACTTTTTCTAACACTAGCCCAGACAAGTGCTACATATGGAATTTCATACCACGGCCACATGAGATGCAAGCTCTGTCAGAATTTGAAAATGGCAAATGAAGGTTATTAATCACCTGTCACGCTTCCTAAGCAAGCTTTCTTATCtcttacacattttattgtttctaCGTTTCTATTATGAGATGGTTTCTCATAATCATGACTTAGtttctcataattatgagatagtatctcattattttgacttactatctcataattatgatttatctctcatctcatctcatcgtcatccgcttatccggggtcgggtcgcggggggagcagctcaagcagggggccccagacttccctttcccgggccacattgaccagctctgacggggggatcccgaggcgttcccaggccagtgttgagatataatctctccacctagtcctgggtcttccccgaggtctcctccccactggacgtgcctgaaacacctcccaagggaggcgcccagtgggcatccttaccagatgcccgaaccacctcagctgactcctttctaagtgaaggagcagcggctctaatccgagtccctcacggatgactgagcttctcaccctatctctaagggagacgccagccacccttctgagaaaactcatctcggccgcttgtacccgcgatctcgtcctttcggtcatcacccagccctcatgaccataggtgaggataggaacgaagatcgaccggtagatcgagagctttgccttgcggctcagctctcttttcattacaacggtgcggtaaagcgaacgcaataccgcccccgctgctccgattctccggccaatctcacgctccatagtaacctcactcgcgaacaagaccccgaggtacttgaactccttcacttgggctaaggactcatttcctacccggagtaagcaatccatcggtttcctgctaagagtcatggcctcagatttagcggtgctgatcctcatcccagccgcttcacactcagccgccagccgatccagtgagtgctgaaggtcacaagccgatgatccaatgaggaccacatcatccgcaaaaagcagtgacgagatcctcagaccaccgaactgcaacccctccccaccacgactacgcctcgatatcctgtccatgtatatcacaaacaggattggtgacaaggcgcagccctggcggagaccagcacccactgagaacgacactgactggctgccgaggacccgaacacagctctcgctttgggcgtacagggattggatggccctgaggagagaccctcttaccccatactcccgccgcacctcccacagtttctcccgggggacccggtcatacgccttctccagatccacaaaacacaagtggaccggatgggcatactcccaggccccctccaggatccttgcgagagtgaagagctggtccgtagttccacgtccggggcgaaaaccgcattgttcctcttcaatctgaggttcgacgatcggccgaaccctcctttccagcaccttggagtagactttaccagggaggctgagaagtgtgataccccgataattggtacacactctctggtccccctttttgaacaggggaaccaccaccccggtttgccactcctttggcactgtacccgactcccacgcgatgttgaataggcgtgtcaaccatgacagcccctcaacacccagagcctttagcatttctggctggatctcatcaatccctggggctttgccactgcggagatgtttgactacctcagtgacctccaccagggaaattgacgacgaaacaccatcaacctcgagctctgcctccaacatagagggcgtgttattcggattcaggagttcctcaaagtgttccttccaacgtccgacgacctcctcagttgaggtcaacagagtcccatccttactgtacacagcttggatggttccccgtttccccctcctgaggtgccggatagtcttccagaaacactttggtgccgaccgaaagtccttctccatgacctctccgaacttctcccacacccgctgcttagcctccgacacggcagcagctgcagcccttcgggcctgtcggtaccctgcaaccgagtcaggagtcctccaggatatcatatcccggaaggcctccttcttcaatcggacggcttccctgaccaccggtgtccaccacggtgtccgagggttaccgccccttgaggaacctaagaccctgaggccacagctagccgccgcagcttcagcaatggaggctttgaacaccgcccactccggctcaatgtccccaacctccacaggaatgCCAGAAAAACTCCGCCGGAGGTGTGAGTTGAAGATACCTAGGACGGGGGCCTCCTCCAGACGTTCCCAGTTCACCCGCACTACTCGTTTGGGCTTACCAGGTCTATCCGGAAATTTCCCCCATTCCCTGATCCAACTCACAACCAGATGGTGGTCGGTTGACAGTTCCGCCCCTCTCTTTACCCGAGTGTCCAAAACATGCGGCCTCAGAGCAGATGACACGATCACAAAATCGATCATTGATCTTCGGCCTAGGGTACTCTGGTACCAGGTACACTTATGAGCACCCTTATGTTCgaacatggtgtttgttatgGATAATCCATGACTAGCACAGAAGTCCAATAACAAACGACCGCTCGGGTTCAGATCAGGGAGGCCGTTCCTCCCCACCACGCCTCTCCAGGTATCTCCATCGTTGCCCACGTGGGCGTTGAAGTC is part of the Limanda limanda chromosome 18, fLimLim1.1, whole genome shotgun sequence genome and encodes:
- the LOC133024387 gene encoding uncharacterized protein LOC133024387; its protein translation is MLQCALTGRAQEAYSALSLADGQDYECVKSAVLKVYELVPEAYRQRFRSWKRVEKQTHLEFARDLAGHFARWCAALKVETFEDLSELIVLEQFKNSIPENIAQHINDLKVRRVSEAASVADDYVLTHKRSFGEWRAHSGSRGGPFAERAEAALGSYVGRSGKSDARERYSRGFEKTCSYCHKRGHFRADCYALKPRVPQGGPMAQPKGACCAVSLPRAPAVSEGGVPARGESVSVGLASFLPFISGGHVSLVGGRLKVPVKILRDTAAFDSFIQASVLPFSAETHTGCWVPVVGMEMNVLQVPLHKITLHSDLFQGEIAVGVRPALPVEGVTLILGNGAAGERVWGDVAPSPVVSSVPLVRKQPDEDEISFPEVFTACAVTRSMSQHSPPEPPECGVGDGEAVDGWCISLSDVSLSVTQEELESEQRADASLKGLFDMVLPASEVKNDSHCYFLLKGLLMRKWVPHGDDFVGDPVLQIVLPSKLRETVLRRAHDDSGHWGVRKTYNRVLKHFFWPKLKRDVSEYVKTCHTCQLAGKPNQVIKPAPLFPIPAVGQPFEHLIIDCVGPLPRSKSGAVYLLTVMCQTTRYPAAYPLRTITARSVVRALTQFIAIFGIPKVIQTDRGSNFTSHLFSQVLKQLGIKHNKASAYHAQSQGALERFHQSLKSLLRTYCVKLDGDWEEGLPWLLLAAREVSQESTGFSPNDLVFGHTVRGPLDLLCEQWKDAAPPENVLDYVNGFRHRLYAAGVLAKKNLGTAQSKMKTLYDRRAEKRVFSEGDRVLALLPIITSPFQAKYGGPYEIKEKTSEHNYIIATPDRRRSVQMCHVNLLKPYYERVPPGEAVSASSVPVRPVCSVSRVSVVYPPQSVPAGVEDGLPDADAGVQQGRLKNSESLNKLHLLLGHLSESQQADLVEVISSFPSLFGDTPTQTNVIEHDIDVGDALPIRQRFYRVSPEKRVSLDAEVKYMLDNCIAVPSFSSWASPCILVPKPDKTFRFCTDFRKLNAVTKPDSFPLPRMEDCVDQVGHAAFVSKFDLLKGYWQVPLSERARDLSAFITPNGLFSYNVMPFGLRNAPATFQRLMTRVLGDLEGCTVYLDDVVVVSDSWPSHVERVRALFLRLAEARLTINLAKCEFARATVTYLGRVVGQGKVRPVAEKIRAVQFYPPPTTKKELMRFLGLVGYYRGFCRNFSEVVAPLTDLLKMRVPIVWSPLCQQALERIKSLLCEAPVLAAPRFDRPFALQVDASHIGVGGVLVQAD